The following coding sequences lie in one Thalassoglobus polymorphus genomic window:
- a CDS encoding zinc metallopeptidase, whose product MMPIFDPMYVVFLAPAFILMMWAQARIRSTYAKASQVPARLSGAAAARHILDQFGLHDVAIEPIRGHLTDHYDPRHRVLRLSEGVYDGRNAAAIGIAAHEAGHALQHAEHYGPLVIRNMAVPAAQYGPGWFMAFFVLGMFIPVYFSQFFWIGIIGFMAVAAFQLVNLPVEFDASNRAKRLLAETGISDEQSGPALSSVLNAAAWTYVAGTLQSVLVVAYYIMRFGGRGNDN is encoded by the coding sequence ATGATGCCAATTTTCGACCCGATGTATGTCGTTTTTCTCGCTCCTGCTTTCATTCTGATGATGTGGGCTCAGGCGAGAATTCGATCGACTTATGCAAAGGCGTCGCAGGTCCCAGCACGACTTTCTGGAGCAGCTGCAGCGAGGCATATCCTCGACCAGTTTGGGCTTCACGATGTTGCTATCGAGCCGATACGCGGCCACTTGACCGACCACTACGATCCTCGCCATCGCGTTCTCCGCTTGAGTGAGGGAGTTTACGATGGTCGTAACGCCGCAGCGATTGGAATCGCTGCACATGAAGCGGGACATGCGTTGCAACATGCCGAACATTACGGGCCGCTTGTGATTAGAAACATGGCGGTCCCCGCTGCTCAGTACGGTCCGGGATGGTTCATGGCCTTTTTTGTATTAGGGATGTTTATTCCAGTGTACTTCTCGCAGTTCTTCTGGATTGGAATCATCGGCTTTATGGCAGTTGCAGCCTTTCAGCTGGTGAACTTACCTGTCGAGTTCGATGCCAGTAATCGGGCGAAACGACTTCTTGCAGAGACTGGGATTTCAGACGAACAGAGCGGCCCCGCACTCAGCAGTGTCCTCAACGCCGCTGCCTGGACCTATGTTGCAGGAACGTTGCAATCTGTCCTGGTGGTTGCCTACTACATCATGCGTTTCGGCGGCAGAGGAAATGACAACTAA
- a CDS encoding transposase: MSLNLPTPPGFRGLLDHHPIHRYQRNLPHWRQEGASYFVTFNLADAVPAAQQQELESIRREWLHRYPHPRDEDCWIEYAKTMFRRQERIMDASYGCCLLGQSEYAEELHRAILHFHEKRYEIGCFVVMANHCHLIIRPFNGFELENELGAIKRASSRFICEREKVPGPLWQDESYDRIIRDEEHLWRVVQYIGRNPLVAKIPKSSWHRWLNPAWKECGWKFEDEIHT; the protein is encoded by the coding sequence ATGTCATTGAATCTTCCGACTCCACCGGGATTTCGTGGTCTGCTCGATCACCATCCAATCCACCGATATCAACGGAATCTCCCACATTGGAGACAAGAGGGGGCCAGCTACTTCGTCACGTTCAATCTCGCTGACGCTGTGCCAGCAGCTCAGCAACAAGAGCTTGAGTCAATTCGCCGCGAGTGGCTACACAGATATCCGCATCCCAGGGATGAAGACTGTTGGATTGAGTACGCGAAAACAATGTTCCGTCGTCAAGAACGTATCATGGACGCAAGCTATGGGTGCTGCCTGCTTGGCCAAAGCGAGTACGCTGAAGAACTCCATCGAGCAATTCTGCACTTTCACGAAAAACGATACGAAATCGGTTGCTTTGTGGTCATGGCGAATCACTGCCACCTCATCATACGTCCATTCAACGGTTTTGAGTTAGAGAACGAACTGGGAGCCATCAAGCGGGCGAGCAGTCGGTTCATTTGTGAGCGAGAAAAAGTCCCGGGTCCACTCTGGCAGGACGAGAGTTATGATCGCATCATCAGAGACGAAGAGCACCTTTGGCGAGTCGTTCAGTACATCGGTCGCAATCCATTGGTTGCGAAGATCCCCAAAAGCAGCTGGCATCGATGGTTAAACCCAGCTTGGAAAGAATGCGGCTGGAAGTTCGAAGACGAGATTCACACGTAG